The Actinomycetota bacterium genome includes a region encoding these proteins:
- a CDS encoding Gfo/Idh/MocA family oxidoreductase — MSGPGIAVIGTGFGARVHVEAFRAAGFVVRALVGRDRDRTARRAERLGVRALTSVDDALALPDVDAVSIATPPHTHHRLVLDAVAAGKHVVCEKPFALDAAEAREMASAAARAGVTGFVGHEFRWATERALVARAIAEGRVGEPRLATLVSYVPLLADPAAPAPDWWFDNARGGGWLGASGSHAVDQVRVWLGEVEAVQGRLSMTSARDGRVAAADSFTALLDTASGAHAVVQQTAGAWGPATDVARVAGTDGTLWIDAGRVWHADATGAPRCLDVPPDLALPPAPPASTDPRHRFTHLELGPYTRLAEAFAARIGGGEPSSPVEPATFADGVACMEVLDRLRQP, encoded by the coding sequence CTGAGCGGGCCGGGCATCGCCGTCATCGGCACCGGTTTCGGCGCGCGGGTCCACGTGGAGGCGTTCCGCGCCGCCGGGTTCGTGGTGCGCGCCCTCGTGGGGCGCGATCGCGACAGGACCGCGCGGCGCGCGGAACGCCTCGGCGTACGCGCGCTCACGTCGGTCGACGACGCGCTCGCGCTACCCGACGTCGACGCGGTGAGCATCGCGACCCCACCGCACACCCACCACCGTCTGGTGCTCGACGCGGTCGCCGCGGGCAAGCACGTCGTGTGTGAGAAGCCGTTCGCGCTCGACGCCGCTGAGGCGCGTGAGATGGCCTCCGCCGCGGCGCGTGCCGGCGTCACGGGATTCGTCGGCCACGAGTTCCGGTGGGCGACCGAGCGTGCGCTCGTCGCGCGGGCGATCGCGGAGGGACGCGTCGGCGAGCCGCGGCTGGCCACGCTGGTGTCGTACGTGCCGCTCCTCGCCGACCCGGCCGCGCCCGCTCCCGACTGGTGGTTCGACAACGCGCGTGGCGGCGGCTGGCTCGGTGCTTCGGGTTCGCACGCGGTCGATCAGGTGCGCGTCTGGCTGGGCGAGGTCGAAGCCGTGCAGGGACGGTTGTCGATGACGTCCGCGCGCGACGGACGGGTTGCCGCGGCCGACTCGTTCACCGCACTGCTCGATACCGCGTCGGGCGCGCACGCGGTCGTGCAGCAGACGGCCGGCGCGTGGGGGCCGGCCACCGACGTGGCGCGGGTGGCGGGCACCGATGGCACCTTGTGGATCGACGCCGGGCGCGTGTGGCACGCGGACGCGACCGGCGCGCCGCGGTGCCTCGACGTTCCCCCCGACCTGGCGCTGCCGCCGGCGCCACCGGCGAGCACCGATCCGCGTCACCGCTTCACCCACCTCGAGCTGGGCCCCTACACGCGCTTGGCCGAGGCGTTCGCGGCGCGCATCGGTGGCGGAGAGCCGTCGTCACCCGTCGAGCCCGCGACCTTCGCGGACGGCGTGGCGTGCATGGAGGTGCTGGACCGGTTGCGTCAGCCCTGA
- a CDS encoding metallophosphoesterase family protein: MVVLADTHIRRGSRRRLSDTVRAELGRADVILHAGDLLVPELLDELSGFAPVHAVLGNNDHELVGCLPEQLVVDIDGVRIAMVHDSGARAGRAGRLRRRFPDAAVVVFGHSHVPIDELGIDGQRLFNPGSPTERRGQPHHTLGRLGLVDGRVAVHHIHVV; the protein is encoded by the coding sequence ATCGTCGTGCTGGCCGACACCCACATCCGAAGGGGCTCGCGCCGCCGCTTGTCGGACACCGTTCGTGCCGAGCTCGGGCGCGCGGACGTGATCCTCCATGCGGGCGACCTGCTCGTGCCCGAGCTGCTCGACGAGCTGTCGGGGTTCGCGCCGGTCCACGCGGTGCTGGGAAACAACGACCACGAGCTGGTCGGGTGCCTTCCCGAGCAGCTGGTGGTCGACATCGATGGCGTTCGCATCGCGATGGTCCACGACTCCGGCGCACGCGCCGGGCGGGCCGGTCGTCTGCGGCGCCGCTTCCCGGACGCGGCGGTGGTGGTCTTCGGCCACAGCCACGTCCCGATCGACGAGCTCGGCATCGACGGCCAGCGTCTGTTCAACCCGGGCTCGCCGACCGAGCGGAGGGGTCAGCCTCATCACACGCTGGGCCGGCTCGGTCTCGTCGACGGCCGGGTGGCGGTCCATCACATCCACGTAGTGTGA
- a CDS encoding FAD-dependent oxidoreductase, whose amino-acid sequence MGAEEVELVVVGGGVVGLATGWQLARAGHEVSVLEQDAVGHARGSSHGASRVFRLGYDDPEYVAMAAASAPLWRELEQEGHDPGLLTLTGALVAGPGMRGVQRALTAAGVACDELDEREARRRHPELALSGPLLWEPTAGVLAADRCLAALVRALTAAGGDLREGTRVLDVADGDRGVTLTTSAGSVRAAAAVLCCGAWAPELLRPLGIGVGMVATREQIAYVAPAGTGGRDGRDGRGELPVFIEWDEPSYYGLPTPALGWYKLAEHGTGPAVDPTDERRSLAPDPIVAGRLRAAAARILPGFRSEPVAQETCLYDNTPDRDFIVDRRGRLVVGAGTSGHGFKFAPLLGEALAHLALGREPPVPRDRFSLTRPALARGGAGLDRPR is encoded by the coding sequence GTGGGTGCCGAGGAAGTCGAGCTCGTCGTCGTGGGCGGAGGCGTCGTCGGACTTGCGACGGGCTGGCAGCTGGCGCGCGCCGGTCACGAGGTGTCGGTGCTCGAGCAGGACGCGGTCGGCCATGCGCGCGGAAGCTCGCACGGCGCGTCGCGTGTCTTCCGCCTGGGGTACGACGATCCCGAGTACGTCGCAATGGCCGCGGCGTCGGCGCCGCTCTGGCGCGAGCTCGAGCAGGAAGGCCACGACCCGGGCCTCCTCACCCTGACGGGCGCGCTCGTCGCCGGTCCCGGGATGCGGGGCGTGCAGCGGGCGTTGACGGCCGCCGGCGTCGCGTGCGACGAGCTCGACGAGCGGGAGGCGCGCCGCCGCCATCCCGAGCTCGCGCTGTCGGGGCCGCTGCTGTGGGAGCCGACGGCCGGCGTGCTGGCGGCGGACCGTTGCCTCGCCGCGCTGGTGCGCGCCCTCACCGCGGCCGGCGGCGACCTGCGGGAGGGGACGCGGGTGCTGGACGTGGCAGACGGCGACCGCGGCGTGACCCTCACCACGTCGGCGGGAAGCGTGCGTGCCGCGGCCGCGGTCCTGTGCTGCGGCGCGTGGGCGCCCGAGCTCCTGCGGCCCCTCGGCATCGGCGTCGGGATGGTGGCGACGCGTGAGCAGATCGCCTACGTGGCGCCGGCCGGGACCGGTGGGCGCGACGGGCGCGATGGGCGTGGTGAGCTGCCGGTGTTCATCGAATGGGACGAACCGTCGTACTACGGTCTGCCGACCCCGGCGCTCGGCTGGTACAAGCTCGCCGAGCACGGCACCGGGCCCGCGGTCGACCCGACCGACGAGCGGCGCAGCCTCGCACCCGACCCGATCGTGGCCGGCCGGCTCCGGGCCGCCGCCGCCCGCATCCTGCCCGGGTTCCGCTCCGAACCGGTGGCGCAGGAGACATGCCTCTACGACAACACCCCGGATCGCGACTTCATCGTCGACCGCCGCGGCCGCCTGGTGGTGGGCGCGGGCACGTCGGGCCACGGCTTCAAGTTCGCCCCCCTGCTGGGCGAGGCCCTTGCCCACCTGGCCCTGGGGCGGGAGCCACCCGTGCCCCGCGACCGTTTCTCGCTCACCCGCCCGGCCCTCGCCCGAGGAGGTGCCGGGCTCGACCGACCCCGGTGA
- a CDS encoding PHP domain-containing protein: MDPVAALERIAFLLEESRAPTYRVRAFRGALAAVQQLDPAELRARAETGRLRELKGVGETTERVISEALAGGTPAYLDRLESDAIEATAPRTGPGAAIRALLKGDCHTHSDWSDGGSPIVDMARTARDLGHEYLVLTDHSPRLTVASGLSRERLLQQLDVVAELNEELDPFRILTGIEVDINEDGTLDQDADVLAGLDVVVASVHSKLRMESRPMTERMVSAVADPNVDILGHCTGRLLAGRGRPESTFDAELVFAACAKFDTAVEINCRPERLDPPKRLLRIAVESGCRVSIDTDAHAPGQLNWQRYGCARAEECEVPASSIVNSWGADDLLAWTGSHTAADG, from the coding sequence GTGGACCCGGTCGCGGCGCTCGAGCGCATCGCCTTCCTGCTCGAGGAGTCGCGCGCGCCCACGTACCGTGTGCGGGCGTTCCGCGGCGCGCTCGCCGCGGTCCAGCAGCTCGACCCGGCCGAGCTCCGGGCGCGTGCCGAGACCGGGCGCCTGCGCGAGCTCAAGGGCGTCGGCGAGACGACCGAGCGCGTCATCTCCGAGGCGCTCGCGGGCGGCACGCCCGCGTACCTCGACCGGCTCGAGTCCGATGCCATCGAGGCCACCGCGCCGCGAACGGGCCCGGGCGCTGCGATCCGCGCGCTCCTCAAGGGCGACTGCCACACGCACTCCGACTGGTCCGACGGTGGGAGCCCGATCGTCGACATGGCCCGCACCGCCCGCGACCTCGGCCACGAGTACCTCGTGCTCACCGATCACTCGCCGCGTCTCACCGTGGCCAGCGGCCTCTCGCGCGAGCGACTGCTGCAGCAGCTCGACGTCGTCGCCGAGCTGAACGAGGAGCTGGATCCCTTCCGCATCCTCACGGGCATCGAGGTCGACATCAACGAGGACGGCACGCTCGATCAGGACGCCGACGTGCTCGCGGGCCTCGACGTCGTGGTGGCCAGCGTCCACTCGAAGCTGCGCATGGAGAGCCGGCCCATGACCGAGCGCATGGTGTCGGCCGTCGCGGACCCCAACGTCGACATCCTGGGCCACTGCACCGGCCGGCTCCTCGCCGGCCGGGGCCGGCCCGAGTCCACCTTCGACGCGGAGCTGGTGTTCGCGGCGTGTGCGAAGTTCGACACCGCGGTCGAGATCAACTGCCGACCCGAGCGCCTCGACCCGCCCAAGCGGCTCCTGCGCATCGCGGTCGAGTCGGGCTGCCGCGTGTCGATCGACACCGACGCGCACGCGCCCGGCCAGCTCAACTGGCAGCGCTACGGCTGTGCGCGGGCGGAGGAGTGTGAGGTGCCGGCGTCGTCGATCGTGAACTCGTGGGGGGCCGACGACCTGCTGGCCTGGACCGGCTCGCACACCGCGGCCGACGGCTGA
- the pepN gene encoding aminopeptidase N, which produces MSENNLTRDEARTRASLLSDLSYDIALDLTTGEETFGCTTTIRFRCREPGASTFVDLVAPEVTSAALNGRPLRAGAFDGNRIHVDELDADNVLTVRARCAYEHTGVGLHRFVDPVDGSVYLFTHFEPFDAHRVYPCFDQPDLKAVFALAVRAPAGWLVVANTPAVKQPVEGEAGDWTFAPTFLLPTYITAVVAGPYHVERSSHRGIDLGVYCRQSLAEHLDAGEIVEVTAQGLDFYERVFDHKYPFEKYDQVFVPEFNAGAMENAACVTFLEAYVFRSKVTDAERERRAETILHELAHMWFGDLVTMRWWDDLWLNESFATYASILAQAEATRFRGSWTTFANAWKTWAYRQDQLPTTHPIAADMVDTDAVHVNFDGITYAKGASVLRQLVAWVGDEAFLRGCADYFRRHEWANTELADFLAALEETSGRDLDDWSARWLETAGVNTVQASFDTAAGSGQTPCFSSFAVVQTAPPGHDVLRPHRIAIGLYDRDGEQLTRHQRVEIDVDGERTVVPELDGRQVPDLVLVNDDDLAYTKVRFDERSLATVTAHLGRIVDPLARSLCWAATWDMLRDAELSARRYLDVVLGNIATESEISVITSLLTQAASAVLVLGAPPHREQGRLRLAGAAWHELGAAPPRSDHQLAWARAFVAAARDEAHLNHACGLLDGAVTVDGLTIDTEFRWHVIESLAAAGALDVATIDAEAERDPTDAGLRHAAAARAARPDPAAKAAAWDAIKDPATALAMLRAHVRGFQQPDQEDLLTPYVDPYFDALGPMWRERGQEVALTFAGTMYPAAVATPEVVARTDAELTSGIDVPPIRRLLLEGKDQVERVLRTRAADQG; this is translated from the coding sequence GTGAGCGAGAACAACCTGACGCGCGACGAAGCGCGCACACGAGCCTCGCTCCTCTCCGATCTGTCCTACGACATCGCTCTCGACCTCACGACCGGCGAGGAGACCTTCGGCTGCACGACGACCATCCGCTTCCGGTGCAGAGAGCCGGGCGCGAGCACGTTCGTCGACCTCGTCGCACCCGAGGTCACGAGCGCAGCGCTGAACGGACGGCCGCTCCGGGCGGGCGCCTTCGACGGCAACCGCATCCACGTCGACGAGCTCGACGCCGACAACGTGCTGACGGTACGGGCGCGTTGTGCGTACGAGCACACCGGCGTCGGCCTGCACCGCTTCGTCGACCCCGTCGACGGCAGCGTGTACCTCTTCACTCACTTCGAGCCGTTCGACGCCCATCGCGTCTACCCGTGCTTCGACCAACCCGACCTCAAGGCGGTCTTCGCGCTGGCCGTGCGCGCCCCTGCCGGCTGGCTGGTGGTCGCCAACACGCCCGCGGTGAAGCAACCGGTCGAGGGCGAGGCGGGCGACTGGACGTTCGCGCCGACCTTCCTGCTGCCCACCTACATCACCGCGGTCGTCGCCGGGCCGTACCACGTCGAGCGCAGCTCGCACCGCGGCATCGACCTCGGCGTCTATTGCCGGCAGTCGCTTGCCGAGCACCTCGACGCGGGCGAGATCGTCGAGGTCACCGCGCAGGGGCTCGACTTCTACGAGCGGGTGTTCGACCACAAGTACCCGTTCGAGAAGTACGACCAGGTGTTCGTGCCCGAGTTCAACGCCGGCGCGATGGAAAACGCGGCGTGCGTCACGTTCCTCGAGGCCTATGTGTTCCGGTCGAAGGTCACCGACGCCGAGCGGGAGCGGCGGGCAGAGACGATCCTTCACGAGCTGGCGCACATGTGGTTCGGCGACCTCGTCACCATGCGGTGGTGGGACGACCTCTGGCTCAACGAGAGCTTCGCCACCTACGCGTCGATCCTGGCCCAGGCCGAGGCCACGCGCTTCCGCGGCTCGTGGACGACGTTCGCCAACGCGTGGAAGACATGGGCCTACCGCCAGGACCAGCTGCCGACCACCCACCCCATTGCGGCCGACATGGTCGACACCGACGCGGTGCACGTGAACTTCGACGGCATCACCTACGCGAAGGGGGCGTCGGTGTTGCGCCAGCTGGTCGCCTGGGTGGGCGACGAGGCGTTCCTGCGCGGTTGTGCGGACTACTTCCGTCGCCATGAATGGGCCAACACCGAGCTGGCGGACTTCCTCGCCGCGCTCGAGGAGACGTCGGGTCGCGACCTCGACGACTGGTCCGCCCGTTGGCTGGAGACCGCAGGGGTCAACACCGTGCAGGCCTCGTTCGACACGGCCGCCGGGAGCGGGCAGACGCCCTGCTTCTCGTCGTTCGCGGTGGTGCAGACCGCCCCTCCCGGGCACGACGTGCTGCGCCCGCACCGCATCGCCATCGGCCTCTACGACCGCGACGGCGAGCAGCTCACCCGACACCAGCGGGTCGAGATCGACGTCGACGGGGAACGCACCGTCGTCCCCGAGCTGGACGGACGGCAGGTGCCCGACCTCGTGCTCGTGAACGACGACGACCTCGCGTATACCAAGGTGCGCTTCGACGAACGCTCGCTCGCCACCGTCACCGCGCACCTCGGACGAATCGTCGACCCGCTGGCCCGGTCACTGTGCTGGGCCGCGACGTGGGACATGCTCCGCGACGCGGAGCTGTCCGCACGCAGGTATCTCGACGTGGTGCTCGGCAACATCGCGACCGAGTCCGAGATCAGCGTGATCACGAGCCTTCTCACCCAGGCGGCGTCTGCGGTGCTCGTGTTGGGGGCTCCGCCGCATCGCGAGCAGGGTCGACTGCGGCTGGCCGGCGCGGCGTGGCATGAGCTGGGTGCCGCGCCCCCGCGCAGCGACCACCAGCTGGCGTGGGCCCGCGCGTTCGTGGCGGCGGCACGCGACGAGGCGCACCTCAACCACGCCTGCGGTCTCCTCGACGGCGCGGTCACTGTCGACGGGCTGACGATCGACACCGAGTTCCGCTGGCACGTCATCGAGTCGCTGGCTGCGGCGGGCGCCCTCGACGTGGCCACGATCGACGCCGAGGCCGAGCGCGACCCGACCGACGCAGGCCTGCGCCACGCGGCCGCCGCCCGCGCCGCGCGTCCGGACCCGGCGGCGAAGGCCGCCGCGTGGGATGCCATCAAGGACCCGGCCACGGCGCTCGCCATGCTCCGGGCCCACGTGCGCGGCTTCCAGCAGCCCGACCAGGAGGACCTGCTGACGCCCTACGTCGACCCCTACTTCGACGCCCTCGGGCCCATGTGGCGCGAGCGGGGCCAGGAGGTGGCGCTCACCTTCGCGGGCACGATGTACCCGGCCGCGGTGGCGACGCCCGAGGTCGTGGCGCGCACCGACGCCGAGCTCACATCGGGCATCGACGTGCCCCCCATCCGGCGCCTGTTGCTCGAGGGCAAGGACCAGGTGGAGCGGGTGCTGCGCACCCGGGCCGCCGATCAGGGCTGA
- a CDS encoding NAD(P)/FAD-dependent oxidoreductase yields MVVVGASLAGLRAVETLRQHGYDGRLVLVGAEPSLPYDRPPLSKQVLAGEWGPDEIVLRPADDYSSLALDMRLGRRATALDLDARAVVLDDGERVAFDGLVIATGCRPRLLPGTPDIAGIHVLRTLDDALAIRAALDAAARVVVIGAGFIGSEVAATCRMSGLDVTLLEALPVPLARALGDEMGAACAELHRDNGVDLRVVVAPAGFDGDEQVERVRLSDGSAIDADVVVVGVGVAPETAWLEGSGLALGDGVLCDASCFASAPGVVAAGDVARWHNPLFGVDMRVEHWTNAAEQGMAAARALLAGAGAEPFAPVPYFWSDQYDAKIQFVGTCAPDDEVRIVHGSVAERRFVAIYGRAGRLVGALALSRPRLLVAYRRLIAERASWEDALAHEPT; encoded by the coding sequence ATCGTCGTCGTCGGCGCATCGCTCGCAGGCCTGCGCGCGGTCGAGACGCTCCGGCAACACGGCTACGACGGGCGGCTCGTGCTCGTCGGCGCCGAGCCGTCGCTCCCCTACGACCGGCCGCCACTCTCCAAGCAGGTGCTCGCAGGCGAGTGGGGCCCCGACGAGATCGTCCTGCGTCCCGCCGACGACTACTCCTCGCTCGCGCTCGACATGCGGCTCGGCCGGCGAGCCACCGCGCTCGATCTGGACGCGCGAGCGGTCGTGCTCGACGACGGCGAGCGCGTCGCCTTCGACGGCTTGGTCATCGCCACCGGCTGTCGTCCGCGACTGCTGCCGGGCACTCCCGACATCGCAGGGATCCACGTGCTGCGGACCCTCGACGACGCCCTCGCCATCCGCGCCGCGCTGGATGCAGCCGCGCGTGTCGTCGTGATCGGCGCCGGCTTCATCGGCTCCGAGGTCGCGGCTACCTGCAGGATGAGCGGCCTCGACGTGACGTTGCTCGAGGCGCTGCCGGTGCCCCTCGCCCGCGCCCTCGGAGACGAGATGGGCGCGGCGTGCGCGGAGCTCCACCGCGACAACGGCGTCGACCTCCGCGTCGTCGTGGCGCCGGCCGGGTTCGACGGCGACGAGCAGGTGGAGCGCGTCAGGCTGAGCGACGGCAGCGCGATCGACGCCGATGTCGTCGTCGTCGGTGTGGGTGTCGCGCCGGAGACCGCGTGGCTGGAGGGCTCGGGGCTCGCGCTCGGCGACGGCGTGCTCTGTGACGCGAGCTGCTTCGCCTCGGCGCCGGGCGTGGTGGCCGCAGGCGACGTGGCCCGCTGGCACAACCCGCTCTTCGGCGTCGACATGCGCGTCGAGCACTGGACCAACGCGGCCGAGCAGGGCATGGCCGCGGCACGCGCCCTGCTGGCAGGTGCGGGCGCCGAGCCCTTCGCGCCCGTGCCCTACTTCTGGTCCGACCAGTACGACGCGAAGATCCAGTTCGTCGGCACGTGCGCGCCCGACGACGAGGTCCGCATCGTGCACGGCTCGGTCGCGGAGCGTCGCTTCGTCGCGATCTACGGGCGCGCCGGCCGGTTGGTGGGCGCGCTCGCCCTCAGCCGCCCCCGGCTGCTCGTGGCGTACCGCCGCCTCATCGCGGAGCGGGCGTCGTGGGAGGACGCGCTCGCCCACGAGCCGACGTGA
- a CDS encoding ATP-dependent DNA ligase: MNLPVMPPVQPMLAKATSGLPKGDGLVFEPKWDGFRCIVFRDGDEVELGSRNERPLTRYFPELLDPIRAQLPARCVVDGEIVIVTPQGLDFEALLQRIHPAESRVRMLAEQTPASFVAFDLLALGDDDLRDQPFGPRRAQLEAVLADAEPPIHLTPLTEDRDVATDWFARFEGAGLDGVVAKRVDQPYRENERVMLKIKHERTADCVVAGFRWHKSGGIVGSLLLGLYDEHGTLHHVGVTAAFTMARRRELVDELAPYRVDALEGHPWASWAAAEQEQAEGKRMPGATSRWNAGRDLAWEPLRPELVVEVAFDHLQGTRFRHATHFRRWRPEREPRTCTYSQFEVVVPEELSTVFSA, translated from the coding sequence ATGAACCTCCCGGTCATGCCCCCCGTCCAGCCCATGCTGGCGAAGGCGACATCGGGACTTCCCAAGGGCGACGGGCTCGTCTTCGAGCCCAAATGGGACGGCTTCCGGTGCATCGTCTTCCGCGACGGCGACGAGGTGGAGTTGGGCAGTCGCAACGAGCGACCCTTGACCCGGTACTTCCCCGAGCTCCTGGACCCGATTCGCGCCCAACTGCCCGCGCGGTGCGTGGTCGACGGCGAGATCGTCATCGTCACGCCGCAAGGCCTCGACTTCGAGGCGCTCCTGCAACGGATCCACCCCGCCGAGTCCCGGGTGCGGATGCTGGCGGAGCAGACGCCCGCTTCGTTCGTGGCGTTCGATCTGCTCGCCCTCGGCGACGACGATCTCCGCGACCAACCCTTCGGCCCCCGCCGAGCGCAGCTCGAAGCCGTGCTCGCCGACGCCGAGCCCCCCATCCACCTGACTCCGCTCACCGAGGACCGCGACGTCGCAACCGACTGGTTCGCCCGCTTCGAGGGCGCCGGTCTCGACGGGGTGGTCGCCAAGCGCGTCGACCAGCCTTACCGCGAAAACGAGCGCGTCATGTTGAAGATCAAGCACGAGCGCACCGCGGACTGCGTCGTCGCAGGGTTCCGCTGGCACAAGAGCGGCGGCATCGTCGGCTCCCTCCTCCTCGGGCTCTACGACGAGCACGGCACGCTGCACCACGTCGGGGTGACCGCGGCGTTCACCATGGCGCGCCGCCGCGAGCTGGTCGACGAGCTGGCCCCCTACCGCGTCGACGCGCTCGAGGGACATCCGTGGGCGAGCTGGGCCGCGGCCGAGCAGGAGCAGGCCGAAGGAAAGCGCATGCCCGGCGCCACCAGCCGCTGGAACGCGGGCCGCGACCTCGCGTGGGAGCCGCTGCGGCCCGAGCTCGTCGTCGAGGTGGCCTTCGACCACCTCCAGGGCACGCGCTTCCGTCACGCCACCCACTTCCGCCGCTGGCGACCCGAGCGTGAGCCGCGCACGTGCACCTACTCGCAGTTCGAGGTCGTCGTGCCCGAGGAGCTGTCGACCGTCTTCAGCGCGTGA
- a CDS encoding sugar phosphate isomerase/epimerase, giving the protein MRKALGVVDVVFAPSPLPEAARRAQALGFAHIDVPCDWQGDLALPVGDRMAHPSPRPHCSCPAPPEAEGMWERAVRAYRRTPGVRMEPWPGSIVGSVTAVKAMLDEVPGLRLLVDTGHVANWGEDPAELLPWADHVQLRQAARGVPQALEGDVDFAALFRRLDAMDYGGLLSVEYFDLPDMGWGLDDPVAHATALAEQLRPLLGACA; this is encoded by the coding sequence GTGCGGAAGGCGTTGGGCGTGGTCGACGTGGTGTTCGCGCCGTCGCCTCTGCCCGAGGCCGCCCGCCGGGCGCAGGCGCTGGGTTTCGCGCACATCGACGTCCCGTGCGACTGGCAGGGCGACCTCGCGCTGCCGGTGGGCGACCGGATGGCGCACCCCTCGCCGCGTCCGCACTGCTCGTGCCCCGCTCCACCGGAGGCGGAGGGCATGTGGGAGCGGGCCGTGCGCGCCTATCGCCGCACCCCCGGCGTGCGCATGGAGCCGTGGCCCGGCTCGATCGTCGGCAGCGTGACCGCGGTGAAGGCCATGCTCGACGAGGTGCCGGGGCTGCGGCTGCTCGTCGACACGGGCCACGTGGCCAACTGGGGCGAGGACCCGGCGGAGTTGCTGCCGTGGGCCGACCACGTGCAGCTGCGCCAGGCGGCCAGGGGCGTGCCCCAGGCCCTGGAGGGCGACGTGGACTTCGCCGCGCTGTTCCGCAGGCTCGACGCCATGGACTACGGCGGTCTGCTCAGCGTGGAGTACTTCGACCTGCCCGACATGGGCTGGGGCCTCGACGACCCCGTCGCCCACGCCACCGCGCTGGCCGAGCAGCTGCGGCCGCTGTTGGGGGCGTGCGCGTGA
- a CDS encoding WhiB family transcriptional regulator — translation MRWRKDAACRASSPDLFFPVGTVGHALTEIESAKAVCAGCGVREACLEFAVLTNQEFGVWGGTSEEERRRLRQAHRGKVFVS, via the coding sequence GTGCGGTGGCGGAAGGACGCGGCTTGTCGCGCCTCGTCGCCCGACCTGTTCTTTCCGGTGGGAACGGTGGGGCACGCGTTGACCGAGATCGAGTCGGCCAAGGCCGTGTGCGCCGGGTGCGGGGTGCGGGAAGCCTGCCTCGAGTTCGCGGTGCTCACCAACCAGGAGTTCGGTGTGTGGGGCGGCACCTCCGAGGAGGAGCGCCGCCGCCTGCGTCAGGCCCACCGCGGCAAGGTCTTCGTCTCCTGA
- a CDS encoding cytochrome P450, with translation MSATEGATQPATEPASEQYDPYEAFGDLAGDVRDPWPDLAAARRRAPVQKTSIFALEGVEAPPDLPDEYTVYSYDLVSQVLRDNHTFSSEVYAAMMGPVMGHTILEMDEPEHRHHRSLVAEAFRQKTLARWESELVSPVVDELIDAFVGRGNGRAELVREFTFPFPVQVIARILGLPRGDYPRFQRWSLELISVGTDWDRGIAASEKLRDYFKEIVDRRRAEPADDLISDLAHAEIDGHTLSDEEIFAFLRLLLPAGVETTYRSSGNLLFGLLTHPDQLAAVRADRALLPQAIEEGLRWEPPLHGIARVATVDTELGGVAIKAGAVLSVAIGAANRDETRYPEPDRFDIFRDPQQHIAFGFGPHMCLGMHLARMETRVAVDALIERLPDLRLDPEGDDPHIRGQIFRSPTALPVLFG, from the coding sequence ATGAGCGCGACCGAGGGCGCGACGCAGCCCGCCACCGAGCCGGCGTCCGAGCAGTACGACCCCTACGAGGCGTTCGGCGACCTGGCGGGCGACGTGCGCGACCCGTGGCCCGACCTGGCGGCCGCCCGTCGCCGCGCCCCGGTGCAGAAGACGAGCATCTTCGCGCTGGAGGGCGTCGAGGCCCCGCCCGACCTGCCCGACGAGTACACCGTCTACAGCTACGACCTGGTGTCGCAGGTGCTGCGCGACAACCACACGTTCTCGTCGGAGGTCTACGCAGCGATGATGGGCCCGGTGATGGGCCACACCATCCTCGAGATGGACGAGCCCGAGCACCGTCACCACCGCAGTCTGGTGGCCGAGGCGTTCCGCCAGAAGACGCTCGCGCGCTGGGAGTCCGAGCTCGTCTCCCCGGTGGTGGACGAGCTCATCGACGCGTTCGTCGGGCGCGGCAACGGTCGAGCTGAGCTCGTCCGCGAGTTCACCTTCCCGTTCCCCGTGCAGGTCATCGCGCGCATCCTCGGGCTCCCGCGGGGCGACTACCCGCGCTTCCAGCGCTGGTCGCTCGAGCTGATCAGCGTGGGCACCGACTGGGACCGCGGCATCGCCGCCTCGGAGAAGCTGCGCGACTACTTCAAGGAGATCGTCGACCGCCGCCGCGCCGAGCCGGCCGACGACCTCATCAGCGACCTGGCCCACGCGGAGATCGACGGCCACACCTTGAGCGACGAGGAGATCTTCGCGTTCCTGCGCCTGCTGCTCCCCGCCGGCGTCGAGACCACCTACCGTTCGTCGGGCAACCTGCTGTTCGGCCTGCTCACCCACCCGGACCAGCTCGCGGCGGTGCGCGCCGACCGCGCCCTGCTTCCGCAGGCGATCGAGGAAGGGCTGCGATGGGAGCCGCCGCTCCACGGCATCGCCCGGGTGGCGACCGTCGACACCGAGCTCGGCGGGGTGGCGATCAAGGCGGGAGCGGTGCTCAGCGTCGCCATCGGCGCGGCGAACCGCGACGAGACTCGCTACCCCGAGCCCGACCGCTTCGACATCTTCCGCGACCCGCAGCAGCACATCGCCTTCGGCTTCGGGCCGCACATGTGCCTCGGCATGCACCTGGCGCGCATGGAGACACGCGTCGCCGTCGACGCCCTGATCGAGCGGCTGCCCGACCTGCGCCTCGATCCCGAGGGCGACGACCCGCACATCCGCGGTCAGATCTTCCGGTCGCCCACCGCGTTGCCGGTGCTCTTCGGCTAG